The following are encoded together in the Montipora foliosa isolate CH-2021 chromosome 12, ASM3666993v2, whole genome shotgun sequence genome:
- the LOC137978639 gene encoding uncharacterized protein codes for MSASLSPEQLKEFRDAFKIFDVDNSETITTEELLLVMKNLGMMATKEEVREMLSEVDEDGSGEIDFEEFAELMVKQMKQGSEQEVREAFKAYDTDDKGYFAKDELLKLLMAVAHQSKDIKISKDEIEELVTFLERNGRINFDKFVKELMK; via the exons ATG TCAGCCTCACTGAGTCCAGAACAGCTGAAAG AGTTCAGAGATGCATTTAAAATCTTTGATGTTGACAACAGTGAGACCATCACGACTGAAGAGTTACTGCTTGTCATGAAGAACCTGGGGATGATGGCCACGAAGGAAGAGGTCAGGGAAATGCTGTCAgaagttgatgaagatg GAAGCGGAGAAATCGACTTTGAAGAGTTCGCTGAGCTCATGGTAAAACAGATGAAGCAAGGAAGCGAGCAAGAAGTGAGAGAAGCGTTCAAAGCCTACGACACTGACGACAAGGGATATTTCGCCAAAGACGAGCTTCTGAAACTTCTCATGGCAGTAGCACATCAAAGCAAAGATATCAAGATCTCTAAAGACGAAATTGAAGAACTTGTAACGTTTTTGGAGCGAAATGGCCGAATCAACTTTGATA